The Myroides phaeus DNA segment TAAAAATATTATTAACCTCTTCCAAAGAAGAAAAGTAGTTTTGTTTTTCATTTGTTGTTTGTTAATGTGTTTGAGTTTTGTTTTTTGTTGTGTTGTAATTGCAATTGCTTGTGATAACAATGCAAAAACAGATTCTCTCTCTTTCGCTCTTAAAAAAACACAGTACACTATTAGTATTTTAATACTACCTGGCCTGGTGTTTTGCCTATAGAAATTGTGAATTGTGGTGGTCTATTAGGCCAAAGTATCCCTGTTATGCTATCCATTAACAGGCTTACTACTCGTCTGATCAAAAGAGTCCTGTGTAGATTTGTCATTTTCTTAGCAAAGCCTACACTACCCTGTCTAAGTTTCTGTTTTAATTCTGTTCAGTTTCTCCATACCAACTTTTAGGTGAATAATAAATAGTTTTAAAACTGTTGCTCTTCATAAAGCGAGGAACACAGCAATTCAATAAATCATAAAAAGGCCGTCTTTTGGTCAGAAACATTTTTCACAATTCTCATCCCTGTAAAAAACCTTCACAAAAAGGAAACAGAAACAAAGCTTTGTGATAAAAATTACAACTTACCTACTCAATATACCCGGCGACTAAAAATGTCATTATTATAATTTACACTTACCATAAATGACTTATGGCTTTTAAAATTATTGTTCGTTAGTAAGAAATTTGCAGTAAAAAAAGGAAGCATTCACACCCGTAAATCGAAAAGCATCTTCCTTAATAAAGTAGAAATAAAGAATCTCTATTTATAAAAAGCACATTATTATATATAAGCTAATCACCCTTATTTTTTATGTTAAATTCTAATGAATAAACACAATAATTACAGAATTACAACCTCACTATAACCAATAATAAATAAGTAACTAATTTATCAACAAAACATTGGGGAAAAATTTACATAAAAAATAATCATTATTAGTAGAAAAAGGTATATATTGCGTCACCAAAATATATGATCAAAAACCATGATACAAAACACACAAAACACTGAAAACAAACACATTAAACAAAACAATCTTCCCGTTTTAACAACACGGAAACAATAACACTCTCCGGCTGTCAAGCTTTTTTCATAGATAAATTCGATACTTAGGTAAAAGAAAACTATGATAATTAAGTATTTTAGACAGCAACCTGTAAAAAAGACAATTAGATAAGTAGATATAAATAGCGAGTAGTTTCACAATTATTACAATCACCACGTGTAGTTTAAATTGCTTTCTTTGATTACTTTCATTATCTCACAAATTGTCGTAACTTCAATGTAGCATAAAACCAGTAATACCAAAGGCTAAGAGGTATAATTGTAATTTTATGTTTACTTGATAAAGAATTGTTTTAGTTAAAAATTTAAGTTTAATGGGGTCGAAAAATAAATTATACCATTCCCTTATAGTGGTATGCTCAATAATAGCAGTAATTGCTGCTATCCCACTCTTTCAAATCTGTAGTAAAGCCTTTTCGTTTTCTACCAATTTCATAACTACAATTACCCACGAATTATGTGGTAATACGTGTAGTATCAAAACATTTGTATTCACGGGATTAAACTCAATACTCTCTATCAAGGAGATTTATTTATCCCACGCTATGTTACCAACACTTTTATCTATAGAATTAAATCCCTTCGTCGCAGTACCAATGGTTGCAATGAATTACTTTATATCAGGATTATTCTATGGAATGGTTGTCTTGTGTCTAATGTCAACTTTAGTGATTTATAAAATCTTCAAAGAGCGCAAGTGGCGCCTTTACTTTATAATACAAATTTTAATCACTTGTTATTTTATAATTGGCGATGTTCAATCATACACAACCCTAAAGCCGGAGTTGTTTGACAATTACATACAAACGGGAATTATTATTGCTATTTTAATGCTTACCTCCCTTTTGCTATCTACTTACTTCCCTTTCAAGACTAAAAAGCTATTCTTTAAATACGAGCTTAAAATATTTACCGCTATTTCCCTTATTGGTATAGCCTTTTATTTTTCAAATTTCTTGGCTAACCCTGCTATGTCTCCCCTACTAACGGTGTCTATTGTAATCATATTTGCACTAACGCAATATTGTATCTACAAGCTAAGCAAGACTGGAAAATACCTTCTATACCCTATCTTAATCATTTTACTGATTAAGTTTTATACCATCTGTTTCACGCAAACAAAATTATTTGAAAGTATAGAAGAGTTTACAAAC contains these protein-coding regions:
- a CDS encoding LuxR C-terminal-related transcriptional regulator; translation: MLPTLLSIELNPFVAVPMVAMNYFISGLFYGMVVLCLMSTLVIYKIFKERKWRLYFIIQILITCYFIIGDVQSYTTLKPELFDNYIQTGIIIAILMLTSLLLSTYFPFKTKKLFFKYELKIFTAISLIGIAFYFSNFLANPAMSPLLTVSIVIIFALTQYCIYKLSKTGKYLLYPILIILLIKFYTICFTQTKLFESIEEFTNSISALKVVAILIILFSIINNYVLIKKFQNRNIENQVVISQYVALLKNYHELLIEEKKAKAIKEAETVSLKDHQENLCEYLKANYKLTERELHVLYHIWDGMSNKEIASELNISLSTTKYHISNIYLKLNVNSRPQVFALKDW